In a single window of the Limibacillus halophilus genome:
- a CDS encoding ABC transporter permease yields MTGVAAAAPGAASRMVLRVYMTIFFIYMFFPLFIMVAAGFNDFAQPSVTVWRGFTFKWFGLLAQDERMWTGLANSVIIAVVVIIVALPQGLAGAFLITRLQSRFTGLIYAIMVSPLLTPGIILGISTLIFWRNLGVAGGLFTAILAQSTFIASYAMLMFMARLQRQDLSLEEAALDLGATHSQAFWRITVPFLKPTIVTASVIAFLQSFENYNTTIFAIGGEHTLVTEIGSRMRFGLSPTINVIGILFIVLTVIFATLYVLVRERERRREAAK; encoded by the coding sequence ATGACCGGGGTTGCTGCCGCCGCGCCAGGGGCCGCCAGCCGCATGGTATTGCGGGTCTACATGACGATTTTCTTCATCTACATGTTCTTCCCGCTCTTCATCATGGTGGCCGCCGGATTCAACGACTTCGCTCAGCCGTCCGTCACGGTCTGGCGGGGTTTTACCTTCAAATGGTTCGGCCTGCTGGCACAAGACGAGCGCATGTGGACCGGGTTGGCCAACTCGGTGATCATTGCCGTTGTGGTGATCATCGTAGCGTTGCCCCAAGGATTGGCCGGGGCGTTTTTGATTACGCGCCTGCAGTCGCGGTTCACGGGGCTCATTTATGCAATCATGGTTTCACCCTTGCTGACCCCGGGGATCATTCTGGGAATCTCCACCTTGATCTTTTGGCGCAACCTGGGGGTTGCCGGCGGCCTCTTCACCGCTATCCTCGCGCAATCCACCTTCATTGCGTCGTATGCCATGTTGATGTTCATGGCGCGGTTGCAGCGCCAGGACTTGAGCCTGGAGGAGGCGGCATTGGACCTTGGCGCCACACACTCGCAAGCATTCTGGCGGATCACCGTTCCCTTCTTGAAGCCAACGATCGTTACTGCCTCGGTCATTGCATTCCTGCAGTCTTTTGAAAACTACAATACGACCATCTTTGCGATCGGCGGTGAGCACACCTTGGTGACCGAAATTGGATCACGTATGCGCTTTGGTCTTAGCCCGACCATCAATGTGATCGGTATTCTTTTCATTGTTTTGACCGTGATCTTCGCCACGCTCTATGTGCTGGTGCGCGAACGCGAACGTCGCCGGGAGGCCGCCAAGTGA
- a CDS encoding sugar phosphate isomerase/epimerase family protein has product MNAPDGFVGSDHGLWAQRIAGLSKTQAAELARRARHAPLFMHAYSLHLNFRFGDFKPIDLLDFAAEQKLIGVKIHVEDGEEANSLLTASDKTRAAFADHARALGLKVHIETSSTALGDLEAAIEVARAVGGVSVRSYPRYEAHVSEIIARTIDDLKALSRLDPEGKLLFTLEQHEDLNSTDLVGIVEAVGNPHLSLLFDFGNMINAYERPLEALRIQAPHVTEVHVKDCHVVPDRGGWAQTGCISGTGDLPFADLLVELLLLGRDKPQVTALALEEEVDYHAPAMRFPDETDDPFIPFRTASLTPFDVATLPERMARERQEALGQIITVRSLLQEIESLALEVAC; this is encoded by the coding sequence GTGAACGCGCCTGATGGTTTTGTGGGATCGGATCATGGATTGTGGGCACAGCGAATCGCAGGCCTGTCCAAGACGCAAGCAGCGGAGTTGGCAAGACGAGCACGCCACGCGCCCTTGTTTATGCACGCCTATTCATTGCACTTGAACTTTCGGTTCGGCGATTTCAAACCGATTGATCTGCTGGATTTTGCGGCGGAGCAGAAGCTGATCGGCGTGAAAATCCATGTTGAGGATGGTGAGGAGGCAAACAGCCTGCTGACGGCTTCCGACAAGACGCGCGCGGCATTCGCAGATCATGCGCGCGCGCTGGGCTTGAAGGTGCATATCGAAACCAGTTCGACGGCGCTGGGAGACCTTGAGGCCGCCATTGAGGTGGCGCGTGCCGTTGGCGGCGTGTCCGTTCGTTCCTATCCACGCTATGAGGCCCATGTTTCGGAGATAATCGCACGCACCATCGACGACCTCAAAGCCTTGTCCCGATTGGATCCGGAAGGAAAGTTGCTTTTTACTCTCGAACAGCACGAAGACCTAAACTCCACAGACTTGGTCGGAATCGTCGAAGCCGTCGGCAATCCGCACCTTTCGTTGCTGTTCGATTTCGGCAACATGATCAATGCCTATGAGCGTCCGCTGGAGGCACTTCGGATACAGGCACCGCACGTGACGGAGGTGCATGTCAAAGATTGTCACGTCGTCCCGGACCGGGGCGGATGGGCGCAAACCGGCTGTATCAGCGGCACGGGTGATCTGCCCTTCGCCGATCTGTTGGTGGAATTGCTCTTGTTGGGCCGCGACAAACCTCAGGTGACGGCTTTGGCGCTGGAAGAAGAGGTTGATTACCACGCACCGGCGATGCGGTTTCCTGACGAGACGGATGACCCCTTCATTCCCTTTCGTACCGCGAGCCTGACACCTTTCGATGTGGCGACGCTGCCCGAGCGCATGGCGCGGGAGCGCCAGGAAGCTCTCGGGCAGATCATTACGGTACGTAGCTTGCTACAGGAAATCGAAAGCCTGGCTCTCGAAGTTGCGTGCTAG
- a CDS encoding DEAD/DEAH box helicase gives MTNTTFSDLGLTGQLLSTLEAARFHVPTPIQAKTIPLILSGKDVLGIAQTGTGKTGAFALPLLQQLAENRVSTKNGRIRALILAPTRELAVQIEAALRIFGRQMRLYQVAVYGGVGRRPQIEQLRRGVDIVIATPGRFLDLYDEGHIDMSNLSHLVLDEADRMLDMGFINDIRRIVSGMPKERRSLLFSATMPKTIDRLAAEILNQPARVEMPRESVAPAAIEQRVIHVPTPEKRELLTTLLRDPGMSRVIVFTRTKHMANRVQEHLSKAGTQAEALHGNKSQAARQQALKRFRSGNARVLVATDVAARGIDVTAISHVINFDLPNEPESYVHRIGRTARAGGSGVALSFCGRDEIAYLRDIERLIGLSLPAEGDVPSAQEMASMKHVKPGRGRRGPGGHGGGRGRNGSSQGGPGRGAPGRSGAGRNGPSGQEGGHRSESRKGGQANAGRFRGTKRAA, from the coding sequence TTGACTAACACGACCTTTTCCGATCTTGGCCTGACCGGCCAACTACTCTCGACCCTTGAGGCCGCGCGTTTCCACGTTCCTACGCCCATTCAGGCGAAAACCATTCCGTTGATCCTGTCCGGCAAGGACGTTTTGGGTATTGCCCAGACAGGCACCGGCAAGACGGGCGCCTTCGCGTTGCCGCTTTTGCAGCAGCTCGCAGAAAACCGCGTTAGCACAAAGAACGGTCGCATTCGCGCCTTGATCCTGGCACCAACCCGCGAGTTGGCGGTGCAAATCGAAGCCGCTTTGCGGATCTTTGGCCGCCAGATGCGTTTGTATCAAGTCGCCGTGTACGGTGGCGTGGGCCGCCGTCCGCAGATCGAGCAGCTTCGCCGCGGCGTCGATATCGTCATCGCGACCCCGGGTCGTTTCTTGGACCTCTATGACGAGGGCCACATCGACATGAGTAACCTCAGCCATTTGGTGCTGGATGAAGCCGACCGCATGTTGGATATGGGCTTCATCAATGATATCCGGCGGATCGTTTCCGGGATGCCGAAGGAGCGCCGCTCCCTGTTGTTCTCGGCCACGATGCCAAAGACGATTGATCGCTTAGCTGCGGAAATCCTGAACCAGCCAGCGCGCGTGGAAATGCCGCGTGAAAGTGTGGCGCCAGCCGCCATCGAACAGCGTGTGATCCACGTCCCGACACCTGAAAAGCGCGAGCTTTTGACGACCTTGCTGCGCGATCCGGGTATGTCCAGGGTCATTGTTTTCACGCGCACCAAGCACATGGCCAATCGCGTGCAGGAGCACCTTTCCAAGGCCGGAACGCAGGCTGAAGCGCTGCATGGCAACAAGAGCCAAGCTGCCCGACAGCAGGCGCTCAAGCGCTTCCGTTCCGGTAATGCGCGTGTCCTTGTTGCAACAGATGTCGCCGCGCGTGGTATCGATGTGACCGCGATCAGCCATGTTATTAACTTCGATCTGCCGAACGAGCCAGAGAGCTATGTACATCGCATCGGCCGTACAGCGCGTGCGGGCGGCTCAGGTGTCGCGCTTTCTTTCTGTGGTCGTGACGAAATCGCCTATCTGCGTGATATCGAGCGGCTGATTGGCCTGTCCCTTCCAGCGGAGGGGGACGTTCCCTCGGCGCAGGAGATGGCCAGCATGAAGCACGTCAAGCCGGGTCGTGGACGGCGTGGCCCAGGCGGTCACGGCGGCGGCAGAGGCCGTAACGGTTCGAGCCAGGGTGGCCCGGGACGCGGTGCCCCGGGTCGTAGTGGTGCAGGTCGCAACGGTCCGTCCGGGCAAGAAGGCGGACATCGTTCCGAAAGCCGCAAGGGCGGACAGGCAAACGCCGGCCGCTTCCGCGGTACCAAGCGCGCTGCCTAA
- a CDS encoding SDR family NAD(P)-dependent oxidoreductase has product MILKDRIAIVTGAGSGIGRAGARALALEGANVIVADLSAEKGGETVAFIAAEGGRASALATDVTDDAQLAELIARTVRDFGRLDILHSHAGIQVEGTLEQVDPSGLTASWELNVRAHFMAARLAMPQMREQGGGSIIVTSSNSGVFYDREMLAYATTKHAVIAMVRQIAIDYGRYNVRINALCPGWVDTPFNEPFIRQMGGRQAIENYVKEKIPLGRWARPEEIAEAIVFLASDRSSFMTGHALVVDGGEAIA; this is encoded by the coding sequence ATGATTCTGAAGGATCGAATCGCAATCGTTACCGGCGCCGGCTCAGGCATAGGACGGGCGGGTGCACGTGCCTTGGCGTTGGAGGGGGCAAACGTGATTGTTGCAGACCTATCGGCCGAGAAAGGTGGTGAAACTGTAGCGTTCATTGCAGCGGAGGGTGGCCGCGCGAGCGCGCTGGCAACGGACGTAACCGACGATGCGCAACTTGCGGAGCTGATCGCCCGGACAGTTCGGGATTTCGGGCGTCTTGATATCCTGCACAGTCACGCGGGCATCCAAGTGGAAGGGACGTTGGAACAGGTCGATCCGTCCGGTTTAACCGCGTCATGGGAATTGAATGTTCGGGCACATTTCATGGCGGCACGGCTGGCGATGCCCCAGATGCGCGAACAAGGCGGTGGCTCGATCATCGTGACCTCTTCCAACTCCGGCGTGTTCTACGACCGGGAAATGCTTGCCTATGCTACGACCAAGCACGCGGTGATAGCCATGGTACGCCAGATCGCGATCGATTACGGACGCTACAACGTTCGCATCAATGCCTTGTGTCCAGGCTGGGTGGACACCCCCTTCAACGAGCCCTTCATTCGCCAGATGGGCGGCCGTCAAGCCATTGAAAACTATGTGAAGGAAAAGATTCCCCTCGGGCGATGGGCGCGCCCGGAAGAAATTGCCGAAGCGATTGTTTTCCTAGCCTCCGACCGGTCTTCCTTCATGACCGGGCATGCCCTTGTTGTCGACGGCGGCGAAGCCATCGCATAA
- a CDS encoding ABC transporter permease, with protein sequence MRLYALAVYLFLYIPIGVIVLFSFNAGRHASDLRGFSTQWYGKALANPIVMDSLTTSFTVALASAVMASLFGTMAALALQQVKGRMRVFYDAMIYVSIMIPGIVIGIATLIALVTVFEVVNPFLASIWPTGPEAAPKLNMGLGSLIAAHTLFTMSLVIVIVRARIAGMDRALIEASTDLYATPWRTFWQVTLPQIFPAILAGFLLSFTFSFDDFIIAFFVAGSQTTLPIYVFSSIRRGVTPEINAIGTMVLAVSLTLLITAQFMLRKREKPTRR encoded by the coding sequence ATGCGTCTCTATGCTTTGGCGGTCTATCTCTTCCTCTACATACCGATCGGCGTGATTGTGCTGTTCAGTTTCAATGCGGGACGCCATGCCAGCGATCTACGCGGGTTTTCCACTCAGTGGTACGGCAAGGCGCTCGCCAACCCGATCGTCATGGATTCGCTGACCACCAGCTTTACCGTCGCCCTGGCGAGTGCGGTTATGGCGAGCCTGTTCGGAACCATGGCCGCGCTCGCCCTGCAACAGGTTAAGGGTCGCATGCGGGTTTTCTATGATGCCATGATTTACGTATCGATCATGATACCGGGCATCGTTATCGGCATTGCGACACTAATCGCCCTGGTGACGGTCTTCGAGGTAGTGAACCCCTTCCTGGCCTCGATATGGCCCACCGGGCCGGAAGCGGCGCCGAAGTTAAACATGGGGCTGGGGTCGCTGATCGCCGCTCATACGCTTTTCACCATGTCGTTGGTGATTGTCATCGTAAGGGCGAGGATCGCAGGAATGGACCGCGCGTTGATCGAGGCGTCCACCGATCTCTATGCGACGCCCTGGCGAACGTTCTGGCAGGTAACACTGCCGCAGATTTTTCCGGCGATCCTTGCCGGATTTCTGCTCAGCTTTACCTTCAGTTTTGACGATTTCATCATTGCTTTCTTTGTCGCCGGCTCGCAAACCACTTTGCCTATCTATGTGTTCTCTTCGATACGCCGTGGCGTCACGCCGGAGATCAATGCCATCGGCACAATGGTTCTTGCTGTCTCTCTGACCCTGTTGATCACGGCCCAATTCATGTTGCGCAAACGGGAGAAGCCGACCCGGCGCTGA
- a CDS encoding ABC transporter permease — protein MKGTWINRALLAPATLWLLGMLVLPLIVVIVFSFGERGAAGGYVPAFTLAQYANLPARLTAFKNTLIMAPLGTLAALVVAYPLAYYLAVRVSPRWRTLLLILVIVPFWTSILIRTYAWIFILGGRGLPLLLDMVGIADVRLMNTSFAVLVGIVYGYLPLMVFPIYVSLEKLDKRLLEASSDLGALPFATFRQVTLPLSLPGVATGCMLVFILLMGEFLIPALLGGGKVFFVGNALVDLFLQSRNWAYGSAVAATLVVIMLITVSLYMRLAMRRAGQRDDVSLF, from the coding sequence ATGAAAGGTACCTGGATCAACAGAGCCCTACTCGCGCCAGCAACGCTCTGGTTGCTGGGAATGCTCGTCCTGCCGCTGATAGTCGTCATCGTGTTCAGCTTCGGTGAACGGGGGGCCGCAGGCGGTTATGTCCCGGCCTTCACGCTGGCGCAATATGCCAATCTTCCGGCGCGCCTCACTGCCTTCAAGAACACCTTGATCATGGCACCCTTGGGCACCCTAGCCGCACTCGTCGTGGCCTATCCACTGGCTTACTATCTTGCGGTTCGTGTCAGCCCTCGTTGGCGAACCCTGCTGCTCATTCTCGTGATCGTTCCCTTCTGGACCAGCATCTTGATCCGAACCTACGCCTGGATATTCATCCTTGGCGGGCGTGGCCTCCCCCTGTTGCTGGATATGGTCGGGATCGCCGACGTTCGCTTGATGAACACCTCATTCGCGGTGCTTGTTGGGATTGTTTACGGCTACCTGCCACTCATGGTTTTCCCGATCTATGTCAGTTTGGAAAAGCTGGATAAGCGCCTGCTAGAGGCCTCCAGCGACCTTGGCGCCCTTCCTTTTGCAACCTTCCGTCAGGTGACTTTGCCGCTGTCGCTTCCAGGTGTGGCGACCGGCTGCATGCTGGTTTTCATCCTGTTGATGGGCGAGTTCCTCATCCCGGCTCTGCTTGGCGGTGGAAAGGTATTCTTCGTCGGCAACGCCCTGGTCGACCTTTTCCTGCAATCTCGGAACTGGGCCTATGGATCGGCGGTCGCGGCGACACTCGTGGTCATCATGCTGATAACCGTCAGCCTCTATATGCGCCTTGCCATGCGCCGCGCCGGTCAGCGCGACGATGTCTCGCTGTTCTAG
- a CDS encoding ABC transporter substrate-binding protein yields MSKDYKDNLPISREEFIAQLRRYQKGSITRRHFLGVTGLGMASAVMAGAVPGLRPRKAWSAGDIGDRVVLATWPNYHDPANFEKFTEMTGAYVQVNVFGSNEEMLAKLQAGGSGWDVFVPTNYTITTYVGEDLIEPLDLSKLSNYDAAAFDPRFSDAGTVNGTLYAVPKNWGTTGYVINTAHSGGMTPTTWKEFWDMTKAEFSGRTMVHDYQLTTIGNALKYFGYSFNSVDPKELADAEKLLLDVKPHLYAINSDYQPPLRNGDAWMSMCWTGDGKQLNNDMPEMRYVLGREGGEIWSDYYAVPRGAEHRAAGYALIDFLLDPAVNAKEVLAHGYPVADSRTNALLPKELLEDPILYPAQELLDALEFGAAATLTDPNRAELLARFKSA; encoded by the coding sequence ATGTCCAAAGACTACAAAGATAATCTGCCTATCAGCCGTGAGGAATTCATCGCTCAGTTGCGGCGTTATCAAAAAGGTTCCATCACCCGGCGGCATTTCCTCGGCGTCACCGGTTTAGGGATGGCCAGCGCCGTGATGGCAGGTGCCGTTCCGGGCTTGCGACCCCGCAAAGCTTGGTCCGCCGGCGATATCGGTGATCGGGTCGTGCTCGCGACCTGGCCGAACTACCACGATCCGGCAAACTTTGAGAAGTTCACCGAAATGACTGGGGCTTATGTGCAAGTCAATGTCTTCGGTTCAAACGAAGAGATGTTGGCTAAGCTGCAAGCCGGCGGCAGCGGTTGGGACGTCTTCGTGCCGACAAACTACACAATCACCACCTATGTCGGGGAAGATCTGATTGAGCCACTCGATCTCAGCAAGCTTTCAAACTACGACGCGGCAGCCTTCGACCCGCGGTTCTCTGACGCCGGCACCGTGAACGGCACGCTCTACGCAGTCCCCAAGAATTGGGGAACGACGGGCTACGTTATCAATACCGCCCATAGCGGCGGCATGACACCGACGACCTGGAAGGAATTCTGGGATATGACCAAGGCCGAGTTCTCCGGCCGCACCATGGTGCACGACTACCAACTTACGACCATCGGCAACGCACTCAAGTACTTCGGCTACTCCTTCAACTCTGTTGATCCAAAAGAGTTGGCTGATGCCGAAAAACTGCTGCTCGACGTCAAGCCACACCTCTATGCCATCAACAGTGACTATCAGCCGCCTCTGCGCAATGGCGATGCCTGGATGTCAATGTGCTGGACCGGCGACGGTAAGCAGCTAAACAACGACATGCCGGAGATGCGCTATGTTCTCGGCCGCGAAGGTGGGGAGATCTGGAGCGATTACTATGCGGTACCGCGCGGAGCGGAGCACCGTGCCGCCGGTTACGCCTTGATCGACTTCCTGCTTGACCCTGCGGTCAACGCGAAGGAGGTGCTGGCCCACGGCTACCCGGTCGCCGACAGCCGCACCAATGCGTTGTTGCCCAAGGAACTGCTGGAAGACCCAATCCTCTATCCGGCGCAAGAACTGCTGGATGCTCTTGAGTTCGGCGCAGCGGCAACGCTGACCGATCCAAACCGGGCCGAGTTGTTGGCCCGCTTCAAGTCGGCCTGA
- a CDS encoding ABC transporter ATP-binding protein has translation MTESKDHHDIEFQKVTKRFGDVVAVDSVDLSIPRGGFFSFLGPSGCGKTTSLRMIAGFDQPTEGDVLIEGRSVVGIPAYRRPVNMVFQHYALFPHLNVFDNIAYGLRQVKPRPAKAEVTKSVGEALDLVRLAGFEKRRTWELSGGQQQRVALARALINHPTVLLLDEPLAALDRKLRREMQIELQTLQREVGITFILVTHDQEEALSMSDSICIMLDGRIVQTGGPTELYDEPANRYVADFVGKSNFIAGRAGETADGHTSIEAATGIVLVGRRPRTAQALAPGAAGVIAIRPELISIDSPSEMLPQEADVRVPARVRNRIFLGEQTEYLVEAEGLGEILVRAPKHAEAMTGGFNTGDQVQISWRSATALVLEDR, from the coding sequence GTGACAGAATCCAAGGATCATCACGATATTGAGTTCCAAAAGGTCACCAAACGGTTCGGCGACGTCGTTGCGGTCGACAGTGTTGACCTTTCCATACCCCGCGGGGGCTTTTTCAGCTTTCTGGGGCCCTCGGGCTGTGGCAAGACAACCTCGTTGCGCATGATCGCCGGGTTTGATCAGCCGACCGAGGGCGATGTTCTGATCGAAGGCCGTTCCGTGGTCGGCATCCCTGCCTATCGCCGGCCGGTCAACATGGTGTTCCAGCACTATGCCCTGTTCCCGCATCTGAACGTTTTCGACAATATCGCTTACGGATTGCGCCAGGTTAAGCCGCGTCCGGCTAAAGCCGAGGTCACCAAGAGTGTCGGCGAGGCGCTGGACCTGGTTCGCCTTGCCGGATTTGAGAAACGGCGTACATGGGAGCTGTCGGGCGGCCAACAGCAACGGGTTGCACTGGCGCGGGCGCTGATTAACCACCCTACAGTCCTACTGCTCGACGAACCTTTGGCCGCATTGGATCGCAAGCTGCGCCGGGAAATGCAGATAGAGCTACAAACCCTGCAACGGGAAGTCGGCATCACCTTCATCCTTGTCACGCATGATCAGGAGGAGGCACTGTCGATGAGCGACAGCATCTGCATCATGCTGGACGGACGCATCGTTCAGACCGGCGGACCTACAGAACTCTACGACGAGCCTGCCAACCGATATGTTGCTGATTTTGTTGGAAAATCCAACTTCATCGCCGGGAGAGCCGGCGAAACTGCAGATGGGCACACCAGCATTGAGGCGGCGACCGGGATAGTGCTTGTCGGTCGCAGGCCGCGAACCGCGCAGGCGTTGGCACCGGGGGCAGCCGGCGTCATCGCAATTCGCCCAGAACTGATATCGATTGATTCACCTAGCGAAATGCTCCCCCAGGAAGCCGATGTTCGCGTACCTGCAAGGGTTCGGAATCGCATCTTCCTGGGTGAACAGACCGAATATCTCGTCGAGGCCGAGGGCCTGGGCGAGATCCTCGTGCGTGCCCCCAAGCACGCCGAGGCCATGACCGGCGGTTTCAACACAGGCGATCAGGTGCAGATATCTTGGCGAAGCGCCACTGCCCTGGTCTTGGAGGACCGATAA
- a CDS encoding helix-turn-helix transcriptional regulator yields the protein MSGDRDWHQELAKAVRALRTPDFPQTLVAALGTLVSFDFSVMFAYRGDERPLDLFDNFGETRREIFVSIYQEGPYLLDPFFQASRDSCAPGLYRIRELAPDRFYQSEYFRSYYVRTGLSEEIGFFIALPEEVRAVISLMRAGKRQTFSEKEMARLRLVEPVVRAAAEYHWENLSARFSAERPDPEQEILERHIDATFRNFGRSLLSPREREVAGLILRGHSSDSISKILGIAAGTVKVHRKNTYSKLGIASQSELFSIFLGSLSQMRSTVVPPPRK from the coding sequence TTGAGCGGTGATCGAGACTGGCACCAGGAGCTTGCGAAAGCTGTAAGAGCTTTGCGAACCCCCGACTTTCCGCAAACGCTCGTGGCGGCGCTCGGGACGCTCGTAAGTTTCGATTTTTCAGTCATGTTCGCCTACCGCGGAGACGAACGGCCACTCGATCTGTTTGATAACTTCGGCGAGACAAGACGGGAGATTTTTGTCTCTATTTATCAGGAGGGGCCTTACCTGCTGGACCCCTTCTTCCAAGCATCGCGAGACAGTTGCGCCCCCGGGCTCTACCGGATTCGAGAGCTGGCGCCGGATCGCTTTTACCAGAGCGAGTACTTCCGTTCCTACTACGTGAGAACAGGGCTTTCCGAGGAGATTGGGTTCTTTATAGCCCTGCCGGAGGAAGTACGGGCGGTGATTTCTCTAATGCGGGCAGGCAAACGCCAGACCTTCAGTGAAAAGGAGATGGCACGCCTGCGGTTGGTGGAACCTGTGGTACGCGCCGCCGCCGAATATCATTGGGAGAACCTAAGCGCGCGCTTCTCTGCCGAACGCCCAGACCCGGAGCAGGAGATACTGGAGCGCCATATTGATGCGACCTTCAGAAACTTCGGCCGTTCGCTTTTGTCTCCCCGGGAGCGCGAGGTTGCGGGTTTGATTTTGCGCGGACATTCGTCGGATTCGATTTCCAAGATATTGGGAATCGCGGCTGGAACCGTGAAAGTCCACCGCAAGAACACCTATTCGAAACTTGGCATTGCGTCCCAATCGGAGCTCTTCTCAATTTTTCTCGGGTCTCTCTCGCAGATGCGATCAACCGTGGTACCGCCCCCAAGGAAATAG
- a CDS encoding GMC family oxidoreductase, which produces MTEAFDYIIVGAGSAGCVLANRLTADHRNRVLLLEAGGSDARFWITVPIGYGKTFYDRRVNWSYETEIEPGLAGRSSYWPRGKVLGGSSSINAMVYVRGNPADYDDWAAMDCAGWGWSEVEPYFRKMESWRGEPSELRGSNGPLSVSDTSREIHPLCDHYLQAAQEAGLKRNPDYNGASMEGVGPYQITVRDGRRASASQAYLRPAMGRKNLTVVTNALVEKVLIEEQRASGVRYRHGGRVREARANVEVIISAGAVNSPQVLQLSGIGEAEKLRDLGIPPILDAPQVGKNLQDHLGIDYHYRANRPTLNSQLRPWWSQLLLGARYLLTRGGPLALSVNQAGGFVRSDAGRSRPNMQLYFSPLTFDTAPTGTRPVTRVDPYPAFRLGVSPCRPLSRGWLSIRSPDPTDAPEIRPGYLSVEEDVEEMLSGVRLIRRLAAMPGLSEVIAEEMQPGPIVSGDDQLREDIHKRAWSVFHPCGTCRMGSDPSRSVVDPSFRVHGLRGMRVVDASVFPTVTSGNINGPVIMVAERASNMILADRNR; this is translated from the coding sequence ATGACGGAGGCGTTTGATTACATCATCGTCGGTGCCGGATCGGCGGGCTGTGTACTAGCTAATCGCTTGACCGCGGATCACCGAAACCGGGTGCTGCTTCTTGAGGCAGGAGGGTCGGATGCGCGGTTCTGGATTACGGTACCGATCGGCTACGGTAAAACCTTCTATGACCGTCGTGTGAACTGGTCGTACGAAACGGAGATTGAGCCCGGACTTGCCGGGCGAAGCAGTTACTGGCCCCGTGGCAAGGTTTTAGGCGGTTCCAGCTCTATCAACGCTATGGTCTATGTTCGCGGCAATCCTGCTGACTACGACGATTGGGCCGCCATGGATTGCGCTGGCTGGGGTTGGTCGGAGGTCGAGCCCTATTTCCGTAAGATGGAGTCTTGGCGCGGAGAGCCGTCCGAACTACGAGGATCGAACGGCCCGTTGAGCGTTTCCGATACGTCCCGCGAAATCCATCCTCTTTGCGATCATTACCTGCAGGCTGCCCAGGAAGCGGGCTTGAAACGGAACCCGGACTACAACGGCGCTTCTATGGAAGGCGTCGGTCCTTATCAGATAACGGTGCGCGATGGTCGCAGGGCTTCAGCTTCTCAGGCCTATCTGCGTCCTGCGATGGGGCGTAAGAACTTGACCGTCGTTACCAACGCCCTGGTCGAAAAAGTATTGATTGAAGAACAGCGTGCGAGCGGTGTGCGCTATCGTCACGGCGGTCGTGTGCGGGAGGCGCGAGCCAATGTGGAAGTCATCATCAGCGCCGGCGCTGTAAACTCGCCGCAGGTGTTGCAGTTATCGGGTATCGGCGAGGCCGAGAAGCTCCGCGATCTCGGGATTCCGCCGATCTTGGATGCGCCACAGGTCGGGAAAAATCTCCAGGACCATCTGGGTATCGACTATCATTACCGCGCCAACCGGCCAACGTTGAACTCTCAACTCAGACCCTGGTGGAGTCAGTTGTTGCTGGGCGCGCGCTATCTGCTGACGCGCGGCGGACCTTTGGCGTTGAGCGTCAATCAAGCGGGCGGATTCGTGCGCTCGGATGCGGGGCGATCACGCCCGAACATGCAGCTATACTTCTCGCCCCTGACATTCGATACCGCGCCAACCGGTACGCGACCGGTGACCCGCGTCGATCCTTATCCAGCCTTTCGGCTGGGCGTCTCTCCCTGCCGCCCCCTCAGCCGGGGTTGGCTCTCCATACGCTCTCCTGATCCGACCGACGCGCCGGAAATCCGGCCCGGTTACCTAAGCGTGGAGGAAGATGTGGAAGAGATGTTGAGCGGCGTTCGCTTGATCAGACGGCTGGCCGCAATGCCGGGTCTGAGCGAAGTGATCGCCGAAGAGATGCAGCCTGGGCCGATCGTCTCTGGTGACGATCAACTGCGTGAGGATATCCACAAGCGGGCATGGAGCGTTTTCCACCCCTGCGGCACCTGCCGGATGGGTTCGGACCCGAGCCGGTCGGTTGTGGATCCCAGTTTCAGGGTTCATGGTTTGCGGGGAATGCGGGTTGTCGACGCTTCGGTCTTCCCGACAGTTACTTCCGGAAACATCAATGGGCCGGTGATCATGGTTGCAGAACGCGCCAGCAACATGATTTTAGCTGACAGGAACCGGTGA